From Candidatus Cloacimonadota bacterium, one genomic window encodes:
- a CDS encoding UDP-N-acetylglucosamine--N-acetylmuramyl-(pentapeptide) pyrophosphoryl-undecaprenol N-acetylglucosamine transferase yields MIFAFGAGGTGGHIIPALALAKELINKGHKCIFIGNSFSMEERLAKQAKIPFFYIKINKLYRSFKPINLLFPYFLTSSVLKARKIIKRENIDGVITTGGFVAGPVAVAAISKKIPCFLHESNSYPGITTKYLAKYLNRLYISFEESRKYLKSTSIRNMGIPIIKADSTTCFTLESVGLQSGKDTLLITGGSQGSLAINNSVSSIINVLLEGRWQILWQTGRTTFDMFARKHKDKQGLYIFDFNSNLTQMMHYADLAITRAGAISIAEL; encoded by the coding sequence GTGATATTTGCTTTTGGTGCAGGCGGAACGGGCGGGCACATAATCCCAGCTTTAGCATTGGCAAAAGAACTAATTAATAAAGGGCATAAGTGCATATTTATCGGCAACTCATTTAGTATGGAAGAAAGATTGGCAAAGCAAGCTAAGATTCCTTTCTTCTACATTAAAATAAACAAGCTCTATCGCAGTTTCAAACCTATAAACCTGCTCTTCCCCTACTTCCTAACCAGCAGTGTTTTAAAAGCCCGCAAGATTATCAAGCGTGAAAATATTGATGGAGTTATTACCACTGGAGGCTTTGTAGCGGGACCAGTTGCCGTTGCTGCCATCAGTAAAAAGATCCCCTGCTTTTTGCACGAGAGCAATTCCTATCCCGGTATCACTACTAAGTATTTGGCTAAGTATTTAAATCGGCTTTACATATCTTTTGAAGAAAGCAGAAAGTATTTAAAATCAACCAGTATTAGAAATATGGGAATCCCCATTATTAAAGCAGATTCTACGACATGTTTTACTTTGGAAAGCGTTGGTTTGCAAAGCGGTAAGGATACTTTACTGATAACGGGAGGCTCGCAAGGATCGCTTGCAATAAATAACTCTGTTTCCAGCATCATAAACGTTCTCTTGGAGGGGAGGTGGCAAATATTGTGGCAAACAGGAAGAACTACTTTCGATATGTTTGCCCGCAAACACAAGGACAAACAGGGGCTGTATATCTTCGATTTTAACAGTAATCTCACTCAAATGATGCACTATGCCGATCTGGCAATTACCCGCGCCGGTGCTATATCAATAGCCGAATTAGA